One Megalopta genalis isolate 19385.01 chromosome 11, iyMegGena1_principal, whole genome shotgun sequence genomic region harbors:
- the LOC143260259 gene encoding uncharacterized protein LOC143260259 — protein sequence MSNQTNNFLHKNGSHNDYKNYGYSISMIRSFQQSQPQSQQKQLQIPRNARILGRRYSIAGNYFKFLEICVRVDENLRVEFVLGDNRGTEISFSMATWKLLVKTRDYIHNYFDADKKEKQIDETLSLQIVNFNGMSLIKLFDSQASIYVTKETMDNLYKLELCMDHMYSWLLENIPEIQDRLAKLVDIVKNSNNEQNYATVIFTNELFERNCLIDCELLALCLDLIVSKANR from the exons atgtcaaatcaaaccaataattttttacataaaaatggatctcacaacgattataaaaattatgg ATACTCCATTTCGATGATACGGTCGTTTCAACAGTCGCAACCCCAGTCGCAGCAGAAGCAGTTGCAGATACCGCGCAACGCACGAATCTTGGGTAGAAGATACTCCATAGCCggcaattatttcaagttccttgaaatttgtgtacgcgtggatgaaaatttgcgcgtcgagtttgtcttgggggacaatcgtggaacagagatttctttttcaatggctacgtggaaactgctggtgaaaactagagattatattcacaattacttcgacgcggacaagaaggaaaaacaaattgatgagactttatcgttacaaattgttaattttaatggaatgagtctaatcaagttgttcgattctcaagcatcgatttatgttacgaaagagacgatggataatttgtacaaattagagttatgtatggatcatatgtattcatggttattagaaaatattccagAAATTCAGGATAGATTAGCGAAGCTCGTTGACATTGTAAAAAACTCCAATAACGAGCAGAATTATGCGACCGTAATTTTTACAAACGaattgttcgaacgaaattgtCTGATCGATTGCGAATTGTTAGCTTTATGTTTAGATCTAATCGTATCGAAAGCGAATCGTTGA
- the LOC143260258 gene encoding uncharacterized protein LOC143260258 translates to MRPSKKNLRAAIVKEIAKTSDVIRKKSLALKVGKMDVQSNIETNLRPIVEPLKQLVQDTATEAKDNTSNADRSLDLQTQQSLFSVKKKKKKVEREFIKKKRTHDEAALTPRMHLKNKKKKNKVYSPIGVSDDADYVDDDDDDDDDDDDDDDANTNMVLEPTPSMHREVAFESSPTAATSLKSSVRNILRSPEKHRDEYEHLFSNLGPLASEYLRNFFSGPPKSQDNVYGVYFHNNKLMLGNVAFDVESNDDIVINKIRYRGTPGLYELTFKRIPNENLYTENDKEIYRNILIATHAHRRGNQIMGNKGYKYKTIIGPMFSALRGKGINIPTTMMRVTNNPVDYVHWDDPNELVDRLKLLIASKNAGHTNHNNEITSIIEELREPGLIIN, encoded by the coding sequence atgcgtccgtcaaagaaaaacctgcgagctgccatcgttaaggaaatagctaagaccagtgacgtcatacgtaaaaagagtttagccttgaaagttgggaaaatggatgtacagtctaacattgagacgaatttacgtccaatcgtggaaccgttgaaacagctggttcaagatacagctacggaagcgaaagataatacatcaaatgctgaccgatcgttggatttgcaaacacagcagtcgctgttctctgtgaagaagaagaagaagaaagtggagagagaatttattaagaaaaagaggacacacgatgaagcggcattaactccaaggatgcatttgaaaaacaagaagaagaagaataaagtatattcccccatcggtgtcagcgatgacgccgactatgttgacgatgacgacgacgacgacgacgacgacgacgacgacgatgatgcgaacaccaatatggtgctcgaaccaacaccttcaatgcatcgggaggtagctttcgaatcatctccaacggctgcaacatcgttgaaatcatcggtgcgaaatattttgagaagtcctgaaaagcatcgcgacgaatacgagcatttgttcagtaatcttggacctttagcgagcgaatacttgagaaatttctttagcgggccgccgaaaagtcaggacaatgtgtacggagtgtattttcataacaacaaactgatgcttggaaacgttgcgttcgacgtggaaagcaacgatgatattgttattaataaaattaggtacagaggaactccaggtctctacgaattgacatttaaaagaatacccaacgagaacctgtacaccgagaatgataaggaaatttatagaaacattctcatcgctacgcatgcgcaccgacgtggtaatcagataatgggaaacaagggctacaagtacaaaactattataggaccaatgttctcagcattacgtggaaaaggtataaatattccaacgacgatgatgcgtgtaaccaacaatccggtcgattatgtgcattgggatgacccaaatgagctggtagatcgtttgaaattgttgattgcatcgaaaaatgctgGCCATACCAACCACAACAATGAAATAacatccataatcgaagaacttcgcgaacctggattgataataaattaa